A part of Nocardioides sp. WS12 genomic DNA contains:
- a CDS encoding MCE family protein: MTTRAKSRLKALRSGRGLVTALVVVALVGGILLWTRDTTSTVVQARFTSAEGLNVGDDVKVLGVRVGEIAEIENDDEGVLVTLEVDADQPIPADAHAAIVSPSLVSGRFVQFDPVYTGGDRMQDGDVVDLDRTAVPVTFDDVKQQLTDLATTLGPDEGKKSGPLAVAITSLENALENGNSTQLRTSITELRGAATALSDGRSDLFSTIENLNTFTRNLALNDAAVRGFTTELDDVSAVLASNKTNLSGAIKDLATVLAATETYFKKHGGQLTSSITDLNTLAATLADRSNELAGVLHVAPHSLIGLHNVIQDQAITGRATATNFDSVSQLLCGALLGAGGTSEDCIKALDPLMGLLGVLPGGDTGGLPLVGGTGGTE; this comes from the coding sequence ATGACCACGCGTGCAAAGAGCCGTCTGAAGGCGCTGCGCAGCGGCCGCGGCCTCGTCACGGCGCTGGTCGTCGTCGCCCTCGTCGGCGGCATCCTGTTGTGGACCCGCGACACAACCAGCACTGTCGTCCAGGCGCGTTTCACCAGTGCCGAAGGGCTGAACGTCGGCGACGACGTCAAGGTGCTCGGCGTCCGGGTCGGTGAGATCGCGGAGATCGAGAACGACGACGAGGGCGTCCTGGTGACCCTGGAGGTGGACGCCGACCAGCCGATCCCGGCCGACGCGCACGCAGCGATCGTGTCGCCCAGCCTCGTCAGTGGCCGGTTCGTCCAGTTCGACCCGGTCTACACCGGCGGCGACCGGATGCAGGACGGCGACGTCGTCGACCTGGACCGCACCGCGGTGCCGGTGACCTTCGACGACGTGAAGCAGCAGCTCACCGACCTCGCCACGACCCTCGGCCCCGACGAGGGCAAGAAGTCCGGACCTCTCGCCGTCGCCATCACCTCCCTCGAGAACGCGCTGGAGAACGGCAACTCGACGCAACTGCGGACCTCCATCACCGAACTCCGGGGCGCCGCGACGGCGTTGTCCGACGGACGGTCGGACCTGTTCAGCACCATCGAGAACCTGAACACGTTCACCCGCAACCTGGCCCTCAACGACGCAGCCGTGCGCGGGTTCACCACCGAACTGGATGACGTGAGCGCCGTACTGGCCAGCAACAAGACGAACCTCAGCGGGGCGATCAAGGACCTCGCGACGGTGCTGGCGGCGACCGAGACGTACTTCAAGAAGCACGGCGGGCAGTTGACGTCCTCGATCACTGATCTCAACACCCTGGCGGCGACGCTGGCCGACCGCTCCAACGAACTCGCCGGCGTCCTTCACGTCGCGCCGCACTCGCTGATCGGCCTGCACAACGTGATCCAGGACCAGGCGATCACCGGCCGGGCGACGGCCACCAACTTCGACAGCGTGTCCCAGTTGCTCTGCGGCGCCCTGCTCGGTGCCGGCGGCACCAGCGAGGACTGCATCAAGGCACTGGATCCGTTGATGGGCCTGCTCGGCGTGCTGCCCGGCGGCGACACCGGCGGCCTGCCGCTGGTCGGCGGAACGGGAGGGACCGAATGA
- a CDS encoding MCE family protein produces the protein MSRAPSPDRMAARGLIGTLVLVLVVLAALNINRLPLIGNNDVLHVQFAEAGGLKGGDSVMISGAEVGKVRDVRIDGEHVVADVVITDSDVTLGDLTEARIITVTLLGRAAVELEPRGSGNLGADDSIPVERTSSPYNLTATLNELTETSAEIDKPQLAAALDQASQTLSATSPDLGPALEGITALSSAVSSNDDELRSLVDRADRVTGVLASRDEQIASLLGSGNSLLTELDERQAVVVSLLSSARELATQLRLMLKDTDDVLTPALKELDGVVDVLNKNKDNLQQSITGLRGYATAFGEAISSGPWFDAYIQNLTSPSTLVPILSGVQP, from the coding sequence ATGAGCCGCGCTCCCAGCCCTGACCGGATGGCCGCCCGCGGCCTGATCGGCACCCTCGTGCTGGTGCTGGTCGTGCTCGCTGCGCTCAACATCAACCGACTGCCGCTGATCGGCAACAATGACGTCCTGCACGTGCAGTTCGCCGAGGCCGGCGGGCTCAAGGGCGGCGACTCCGTGATGATCTCCGGTGCCGAGGTCGGCAAGGTGCGCGACGTGCGCATCGACGGCGAACACGTCGTCGCTGACGTCGTGATCACCGACAGCGACGTCACCCTCGGCGATCTGACCGAGGCCCGCATCATCACGGTCACCCTGCTCGGTCGGGCTGCCGTCGAACTCGAACCCCGAGGCAGCGGCAACCTCGGCGCCGACGATTCCATCCCGGTCGAGCGGACCTCGTCGCCGTACAACCTGACAGCGACGCTGAACGAGCTCACCGAGACCAGCGCAGAGATCGACAAGCCTCAGCTCGCGGCGGCCCTCGACCAGGCCTCGCAGACGCTGAGCGCCACCAGCCCCGACCTCGGCCCCGCGCTCGAGGGCATCACGGCGCTGTCGTCGGCGGTCTCCTCGAACGACGACGAGCTCCGCTCGCTGGTCGACCGGGCCGACCGGGTCACCGGCGTCCTGGCCAGCCGCGACGAGCAGATCGCCTCGCTGCTCGGGTCCGGCAACTCGCTGCTCACCGAGCTGGACGAGCGGCAGGCCGTCGTGGTCAGCCTGCTGTCCAGCGCCCGCGAACTGGCCACCCAGTTGCGCCTGATGCTCAAGGACACCGACGACGTGCTGACCCCGGCACTCAAGGAACTCGACGGCGTGGTCGACGTACTCAACAAGAACAAGGACAACCTGCAGCAGAGCATCACCGGGCTGCGCGGCTACGCGACCGCCTTCGGTGAGGCGATCTCCAGCGGTCCCTGGTTCGACGCCTACATCCAGAACCTGACGTCGCCCTCGACGCTGGTCCCGATCCTGTCCGGAGTGCAGCCATGA
- a CDS encoding MlaD family protein: MKRANRLSPERRRQRGDLIKFGAFLAMAAAFTLWVAAVTGEYRPGDRTDYRAVFNDVSGLAVGDEVRIAGVDIGKVRDIDVQPDNTVIVSFDVKDDQALTTATKATIQYRNLIGDRVVQLTQDTTTSGAGAETLAKGATIPATQTASALDLDTLLNGFKPLFAGLSPTQVNELSGQLIQVLQGQQSAVATLVQHVGSFTTTIGNREELIGQVIRNLNDVLGTVDERKDTVGLLLDRADILLTGLDKQDTQVLNAAAKIDQFAVETSTLLSQARGDVRTDLTRLATAARGINSESATLQTVLQKLPGHYRTIQNSASYGNFFNFFLCGVRVQTGLDGVTPITTPWIYSDAPRCKR, translated from the coding sequence ATGAAGCGCGCGAATCGACTCAGTCCGGAACGACGGCGCCAACGTGGCGACCTGATCAAGTTCGGCGCCTTCCTCGCGATGGCTGCTGCCTTCACGCTGTGGGTTGCCGCAGTGACCGGCGAGTACCGCCCCGGCGACCGCACCGACTACCGGGCCGTGTTCAACGACGTGTCCGGCCTCGCGGTCGGTGACGAGGTGCGGATCGCGGGTGTCGACATCGGCAAGGTCCGCGACATCGACGTCCAGCCCGACAACACGGTGATCGTCAGCTTCGACGTCAAGGACGACCAGGCGCTGACGACGGCCACGAAGGCGACCATCCAGTACCGCAACCTGATCGGCGACCGCGTCGTCCAGCTCACCCAGGACACCACTACGTCGGGGGCCGGCGCCGAGACGCTGGCGAAGGGCGCCACCATCCCCGCCACACAGACCGCTTCAGCGCTCGACCTCGACACCCTGCTCAACGGCTTCAAGCCGCTGTTCGCCGGACTCAGCCCCACCCAGGTCAACGAGCTCTCCGGCCAGCTGATCCAGGTGCTCCAGGGCCAGCAGTCGGCCGTGGCCACCCTCGTCCAGCACGTCGGGTCATTCACCACCACGATCGGCAACCGCGAGGAGTTGATCGGGCAGGTGATCCGCAACCTCAACGACGTGCTCGGCACCGTCGACGAACGCAAGGACACCGTCGGCCTGCTGCTCGACCGGGCCGACATCCTGCTGACCGGACTCGACAAGCAGGACACCCAGGTCCTCAACGCCGCCGCGAAGATCGACCAGTTCGCGGTGGAGACGTCGACCCTGCTCAGCCAGGCCCGCGGTGACGTCCGCACGGACCTCACCCGCCTGGCGACCGCGGCCCGCGGTATCAACAGCGAGTCCGCGACGCTCCAGACGGTGTTGCAGAAGCTGCCCGGCCACTACCGGACGATCCAGAACTCCGCGTCCTACGGCAACTTCTTCAACTTCTTCCTCTGCGGCGTCCGGGTCCAGACCGGACTCGACGGGGTCACCCCCATCACGACGCCGTGGATCTACTCCGACGCCCCGAGGTGCAAAAGATGA
- a CDS encoding MCE family protein, which translates to MTTTHSHKIDRQVVFGFLFIALIALMIAGTIAKYRGAFERNVLVSVEADRAGLTLASGAPIKLRGVEIGRVAEIHTDGSKVTIDLEIDSDKVDQVPADVTAQIVPPTAFGAKYVQLTPPTPDTGETIKAGAVIPADRVTVEVDEAFENLTAVLAVARPADVNSALTAVAGAVDERGELIGDLITQTDTYLRSFNPSLRTLSADLRAADDVLDVYELARPDLVSAFSQTGTISRTVVRQQASLRALERSLTGFSDETDVLLRSSEKGLVTSLRLLQPVADVLERYSPELPCTVLGLANANKLAEAAVGGTHPGVTTITRLIPGRDPYTYGENLPQQGDTTGPICYGLPYIDAAEAEKEPPSLLTGANPYVGPQPTPDQAALDTLLGLLKGGAQLP; encoded by the coding sequence ATGACGACAACCCATTCCCACAAGATCGACCGTCAGGTCGTCTTCGGTTTCCTGTTCATTGCCCTGATCGCGTTGATGATCGCGGGCACCATCGCCAAGTACCGCGGGGCGTTCGAGCGCAACGTGCTGGTGTCGGTCGAGGCCGACCGCGCCGGACTCACCCTCGCCTCGGGTGCACCGATCAAGCTGCGCGGCGTCGAGATCGGCCGGGTCGCCGAGATCCACACCGACGGGTCGAAGGTGACGATCGACCTCGAGATCGACTCCGACAAGGTCGACCAGGTGCCGGCCGACGTGACGGCGCAGATCGTCCCGCCGACGGCGTTCGGTGCGAAGTACGTCCAGCTCACGCCCCCTACTCCTGACACCGGGGAGACGATCAAGGCCGGCGCGGTCATCCCCGCCGACCGGGTCACGGTCGAGGTCGACGAGGCCTTCGAGAACCTCACCGCCGTGCTCGCCGTGGCACGCCCGGCCGACGTGAACTCGGCGCTGACCGCCGTCGCCGGTGCCGTCGACGAGCGGGGCGAACTGATCGGTGATCTGATCACCCAGACCGATACCTACCTGCGCTCGTTCAACCCGTCGCTGCGCACCCTCAGCGCCGACCTCCGCGCAGCCGACGACGTCCTCGACGTCTACGAACTCGCCCGGCCCGACCTGGTCAGCGCGTTCAGCCAGACCGGCACCATCTCGCGCACGGTGGTGCGCCAGCAGGCGTCACTGCGCGCCCTCGAGCGCAGCCTGACCGGCTTCAGCGACGAGACCGACGTCCTGCTGCGCAGCTCCGAGAAGGGTCTGGTGACCTCGTTGCGCCTGCTCCAGCCGGTGGCCGATGTCCTGGAGCGCTACTCGCCCGAGCTGCCCTGCACCGTGCTCGGTCTGGCCAATGCCAACAAGCTCGCCGAGGCCGCCGTCGGTGGCACCCACCCCGGCGTCACCACCATCACCCGTCTGATCCCGGGTCGCGATCCCTACACGTACGGCGAGAACCTGCCCCAGCAGGGCGACACCACCGGACCCATCTGTTACGGGCTGCCGTACATCGACGCCGCCGAAGCGGAGAAGGAACCGCCCTCGTTGCTGACCGGTGCCAATCCGTACGTCGGCCCGCAGCCGACGCCCGACCAGGCCGCCCTCGACACCCTGCTCGGCCTGCTCAAGGGAGGGGCGCAGCTGCCATGA
- a CDS encoding ABC transporter permease, whose amino-acid sequence MATINRAEVSRHLAKPTGALRELGDQLAFHGSAYSHMPRTLRHYPKEIVRLLAEVALGSGALALIGGTVLVIGFLTAASGIEVGLQAYTSFDNIGVSTLSGFFSAYFNTREVAPIIAGIALTATVGAGFTAQIGAMRVSEEIDALEVMAVPPVPYLVTTRIIAGLIAVVPLFAIALMMCWLATYLVVTVGYDQPPGTYQHYFDTFLVPSDIFLAMVKVILMALVIVSICCYHGFRASGGPAGVGAAVGKAVRSALICTMFIDLIFAIAIWGGPSVHIAG is encoded by the coding sequence ATGGCCACGATCAATCGCGCCGAGGTCTCCCGCCACCTCGCCAAGCCGACCGGTGCGCTGCGCGAACTCGGCGACCAGCTGGCGTTCCACGGCAGCGCCTACTCCCACATGCCGCGGACCCTCAGGCACTACCCGAAGGAGATTGTCCGCCTCCTCGCCGAAGTGGCGCTCGGCTCTGGTGCGCTCGCGTTGATCGGCGGCACGGTGCTGGTCATCGGGTTCCTGACGGCGGCCTCGGGCATCGAGGTCGGGCTGCAGGCCTACACGTCCTTCGACAACATCGGCGTCTCGACGCTGTCCGGGTTCTTCTCGGCGTACTTCAACACCCGCGAGGTGGCGCCGATCATCGCGGGCATCGCGCTCACCGCGACCGTCGGTGCGGGTTTCACCGCGCAGATCGGTGCCATGCGCGTCTCGGAGGAGATCGATGCCCTCGAGGTGATGGCGGTCCCGCCGGTCCCCTACCTGGTGACGACCCGGATCATCGCGGGACTCATTGCCGTCGTACCGCTCTTCGCGATCGCGCTGATGATGTGCTGGCTGGCGACGTACCTGGTCGTCACGGTCGGGTACGACCAGCCGCCGGGCACCTATCAGCACTACTTCGACACGTTCCTGGTCCCCAGCGACATCTTCTTGGCGATGGTGAAGGTGATCCTGATGGCGCTCGTGATCGTCTCGATCTGCTGCTACCACGGCTTCCGCGCATCGGGCGGCCCTGCCGGTGTGGGTGCCGCGGTCGGCAAGGCCGTCCGGTCCGCCCTGATCTGCACCATGTTCATCGACCTCATCTTCGCGATCGCCATCTGGGGCGGTCCGTCGGTGCACATCGCGGGGTGA
- a CDS encoding ABC transporter permease, translating into MPFKTLGTFGAFYSFVGTVFKQMFTRKFHFREFISQAWFITNVSFWPALLVSIPFCVVIIFQVNQLLIQIGAVDLAGAGAAVAVVREIGPIVSVLVVAGAGATAICADLGSRKIREEIDAMVTLGIDPIERLVVPRVLASTLVGVALNGMVTVVGLVGGYFFSVVLQGATPGLYLSDLTLLVGLPDFLASEAKAAVFGMLAGLTACYLGLNAKGGPKGVGEAVNQTVVFAFMLLFAANSVISALFLQIKLGA; encoded by the coding sequence ATGCCGTTCAAGACGCTCGGCACCTTCGGTGCGTTCTACAGCTTTGTCGGGACCGTCTTCAAGCAGATGTTCACGCGCAAGTTCCACTTCCGCGAGTTCATCTCGCAGGCCTGGTTCATCACCAACGTGTCCTTCTGGCCGGCGCTGCTGGTGTCGATTCCGTTCTGCGTCGTGATCATCTTCCAGGTCAACCAGCTGCTGATCCAGATCGGTGCGGTGGATCTCGCCGGCGCCGGTGCCGCGGTGGCGGTGGTGCGCGAGATCGGGCCGATCGTCTCAGTGCTCGTCGTCGCTGGTGCCGGTGCGACCGCCATCTGCGCCGACCTCGGGTCGCGCAAGATCCGCGAGGAGATCGACGCGATGGTCACTCTCGGCATCGACCCGATCGAACGACTCGTCGTCCCCCGGGTGCTGGCCTCGACCCTGGTCGGTGTCGCCCTGAACGGGATGGTCACCGTGGTCGGCCTGGTCGGCGGGTACTTCTTCTCCGTCGTCCTCCAGGGCGCCACCCCGGGCCTCTATCTCTCCGACCTGACCCTGCTGGTCGGGCTGCCCGACTTCCTCGCCTCCGAGGCGAAGGCGGCGGTCTTCGGGATGCTCGCCGGCCTGACCGCCTGCTACCTCGGCCTCAACGCCAAGGGCGGACCCAAGGGCGTCGGTGAGGCCGTCAACCAGACCGTCGTCTTCGCCTTCATGCTCCTGTTCGCCGCCAACAGCGTGATCTCCGCGCTGTTCCTCCAGATCAAGCTCGGAGCCTGA
- a CDS encoding helix-turn-helix domain-containing protein, whose translation MVSSESASSDLAPWLLAYVAEQAKLAQVSAWVDRVSGAILTEIPEVGEIEGLGESIRVTVRDHWMAFLADLPKPEQHFRLVDSAHRLAADVADRQVPLEILIRFYRVAQQEVWGYAREVIAEAPSGEVDHAELLIYFWNRAGVWLDSSITASIDVYQAVRSRVLAGAAAQRYESVRAVLAGELDDPREASSALGGYPISVHHTAFVLSVTDPERAGSLEPLALDLARQIGAANPLVVKPGGRQLWMWLGTRDAPDLTPLSAPSAPSDLAHESIAVGIGSSTTGIAGFAASHREALGALRVATPDGPTWLTLYTDVELPVLLGCTPDVDRFVARQLGPLTGEDEGTQRIRETLSAYLDCGGSAEEASRLLVVHRNTIRYRLGQAEEMLGRPVAKLSPQLSIALRHHELFHR comes from the coding sequence ATGGTGTCCAGCGAGTCCGCGTCATCCGACCTCGCGCCGTGGTTGCTCGCGTACGTCGCGGAGCAGGCCAAGCTCGCGCAGGTCTCCGCGTGGGTGGACCGGGTGAGCGGCGCGATCCTGACCGAGATCCCCGAGGTCGGTGAGATCGAGGGGCTCGGTGAGAGCATCCGGGTGACGGTGCGCGACCACTGGATGGCGTTCCTCGCCGACCTGCCCAAGCCGGAGCAGCACTTCCGTCTCGTCGACTCGGCCCATCGGCTCGCTGCTGACGTCGCCGACCGCCAGGTGCCCCTGGAGATCCTGATCCGGTTCTACCGGGTCGCCCAGCAGGAGGTGTGGGGCTACGCCCGCGAGGTCATCGCCGAAGCGCCCTCCGGCGAGGTCGACCACGCCGAGTTGCTCATCTACTTCTGGAACCGTGCGGGGGTCTGGCTCGACAGTTCCATCACGGCCTCGATCGACGTCTACCAGGCAGTGCGCAGCCGGGTGCTGGCCGGCGCAGCCGCGCAACGCTACGAATCGGTGCGTGCGGTTCTGGCCGGCGAACTCGACGACCCGCGTGAGGCGTCCAGCGCGTTGGGTGGGTACCCGATCTCCGTGCACCACACGGCTTTCGTGCTGTCAGTGACCGACCCGGAGCGAGCCGGTTCCCTCGAACCCCTCGCCCTGGACCTGGCCCGCCAGATCGGCGCGGCCAACCCGCTCGTGGTCAAGCCGGGCGGGCGACAGTTGTGGATGTGGCTCGGCACCCGCGACGCACCGGACCTCACGCCCCTGTCGGCGCCGTCGGCCCCCTCGGACCTCGCGCACGAGAGCATCGCGGTCGGCATCGGATCCTCGACGACCGGCATCGCCGGGTTCGCCGCCAGCCATCGCGAAGCACTCGGTGCCCTGCGGGTGGCGACCCCCGACGGTCCCACCTGGCTGACCCTCTACACCGATGTCGAACTCCCGGTCCTGCTCGGTTGCACGCCCGACGTCGACCGCTTCGTCGCCCGCCAACTCGGCCCGCTCACCGGTGAGGACGAGGGCACCCAGCGCATCAGGGAGACCTTGTCGGCGTACCTCGACTGTGGCGGCAGCGCCGAGGAGGCCTCCCGCCTCCTGGTCGTGCATCGCAACACGATCCGCTACCGCCTCGGCCAGGCCGAGGAGATGCTGGGGCGCCCGGTCGCGAAGCTGAGCCCCCAGCTCTCCATCGCCCTGCGCCATCACGAACTGTTCCACCGCTGA
- a CDS encoding fatty acid desaturase has product MTKVETATGAAKRWKDKKRYLWMLGLVVPTLPLAAIALHRATDQGFWLWMTPVVFFAVIPLLDLVTGYDDTNPPDDVIDALENDKYYRWVTYLYLPVQYIGFILAIYYLATADLSVIARIGLAISIGTVGGVAINTAHELGHKRESVERWASKIALAQTFYGHFFIEHNRGHHVRVATPEDPASSRMGESVYRFLPRTVRGSLTSAWHLEAKRYQRKGTHPFHLGNDVLNAWLMTVVLWGGLMLWLGLAYDVNPLALLPYLVLQAVMGFSLLEVVNYMEHYGMLRAKVGPPERQRFERVQPSHSWNSNNVATNVLLYHLQRHSDHHANPTRRYQTLRDFKDAPVLPTGYTGMIVVAMFPPLFRSMMDKRVVAHYDGDIRHANLLPSKREKLLRKYPAPIAVVEEVLEDTSAHTFNEEVLAAKCPGCNYTYDVEIGNALEGFAAGTAWKDIPDDWCCPDCGVREKVDFVPVAPSSRVGA; this is encoded by the coding sequence ATGACGAAGGTCGAAACTGCCACCGGCGCAGCGAAGCGGTGGAAGGACAAGAAGCGTTACCTGTGGATGCTGGGGCTCGTGGTCCCCACGCTGCCGCTGGCGGCCATCGCGTTGCACAGGGCCACGGACCAGGGCTTCTGGCTCTGGATGACGCCGGTCGTGTTCTTCGCGGTCATCCCGCTCCTCGACCTGGTCACCGGGTACGACGACACGAACCCGCCCGACGACGTGATCGACGCGCTCGAGAACGACAAGTACTACCGCTGGGTGACCTACCTGTACCTGCCGGTGCAGTACATCGGCTTCATCCTGGCGATCTACTACCTCGCCACCGCCGACCTGTCCGTCATCGCCAGGATCGGGCTCGCCATCTCGATCGGCACCGTCGGCGGCGTCGCGATCAACACCGCCCACGAGCTGGGCCACAAGCGTGAGTCGGTGGAGCGCTGGGCGTCCAAGATCGCCCTCGCGCAGACCTTCTACGGCCACTTCTTCATCGAGCACAACCGGGGCCACCACGTCCGCGTCGCCACCCCCGAGGACCCCGCCAGCTCGCGGATGGGCGAGAGCGTCTACCGGTTCCTGCCGCGCACCGTCCGCGGCTCGCTGACGAGCGCGTGGCACCTCGAGGCCAAGCGCTACCAGCGCAAGGGCACGCACCCGTTCCACCTCGGCAACGACGTCCTCAACGCCTGGCTGATGACCGTCGTCCTGTGGGGTGGCCTGATGCTCTGGCTCGGTCTCGCGTACGACGTCAACCCGCTCGCGCTGCTCCCCTACCTCGTCCTCCAGGCCGTCATGGGCTTCTCGCTGCTCGAGGTCGTCAACTACATGGAGCACTACGGCATGCTGCGCGCGAAGGTCGGCCCGCCGGAGCGGCAGCGCTTCGAGCGGGTCCAGCCGAGCCACTCGTGGAACTCCAACAACGTCGCCACGAACGTGCTGCTCTACCACCTGCAGCGCCACAGCGACCACCACGCGAACCCGACCCGTCGCTACCAGACGCTGCGCGACTTCAAGGACGCCCCGGTCCTGCCCACCGGTTACACCGGCATGATCGTCGTCGCGATGTTCCCGCCGCTGTTCCGCTCGATGATGGACAAGCGCGTGGTCGCCCACTACGACGGCGACATCCGCCACGCGAACCTGCTGCCGAGCAAGCGCGAGAAGCTGCTGCGGAAATACCCCGCGCCGATCGCGGTCGTGGAGGAGGTCCTCGAGGACACCTCGGCCCACACGTTCAACGAGGAAGTTCTCGCCGCGAAGTGCCCCGGCTGCAACTACACCTACGACGTCGAGATCGGCAACGCGCTCGAGGGCTTCGCCGCCGGCACCGCCTGGAAGGACATCCCCGACGACTGGTGCTGCCCTGACTGCGGCGTCCGCGAGAAGGTCGACTTCGTTCCGGTCGCGCCGAGCTCCCGAGTCGGTGCGTGA